A section of the Methanocellales archaeon genome encodes:
- the eif1A gene encoding translation initiation factor eIF-1A: MLGIVEGMLGANRVSVRCLDGKTRLGRIPGKMKKRIWIRNGDVVIIVPWDFQDDKADVTWRYTSPQVDWLERRGYLKGKT; encoded by the coding sequence ATGCTGGGTATCGTGGAGGGCATGCTTGGCGCTAATCGAGTGAGCGTTAGATGTTTGGATGGAAAGACAAGACTGGGCAGAATACCCGGTAAGATGAAAAAGCGGATTTGGATACGCAACGGAGATGTCGTAATCATCGTGCCTTGGGATTTCCAGGACGATAAAGCAGATGTGACTTGGAGATACACCTCTCCGCAGGTGGATTGGCTGGAGCGCAGGGGATACTTAAAAGGCAAAACATGA
- a CDS encoding KH domain-containing protein, with product MYVKVPLDRVGVIIGANGSTKSIIEKLGVNLNIDSKLGSVQINSSDSLKEMTAGEVIKAIGRGFSPERALSLLEDEMLMLDTIDLSKMLKAKKDIIRVKGRIIGKGGRTRELMETLTGAKISVYAKTVGIIGTPDQIQIVRRGIEMLIRGAPHAPVYGYLEKQKKERDIQEILG from the coding sequence ATGTATGTTAAAGTTCCACTAGATAGGGTGGGGGTTATAATTGGTGCTAATGGAAGCACCAAAAGTATAATTGAAAAACTCGGCGTCAACCTTAACATCGACAGTAAATTGGGGAGTGTCCAGATCAACTCCTCTGATTCCCTGAAGGAGATGACGGCAGGCGAGGTTATCAAGGCGATTGGACGGGGTTTCAGTCCTGAAAGGGCACTTTCATTACTCGAAGATGAAATGCTCATGTTGGACACAATAGATTTATCCAAGATGCTTAAGGCGAAAAAAGACATCATACGAGTGAAGGGACGGATAATTGGAAAGGGTGGAAGGACAAGAGAGCTAATGGAGACATTGACGGGCGCAAAGATTTCGGTCTATGCAAAAACAGTTGGAATAATAGGCACACCAGACCAAATCCAGATCGTAAGAAGGGGCATCGAAATGTTGATCAGGGGGGCGCCACATGCACCCGTATATGGTTATCTTGAGAAGCAGAAAAAGGAGAGAGATATCCAGGAAATCCTCGGTTAG
- a CDS encoding DUF1614 domain-containing protein, whose product MVRGLINKPDSKMFALFGFLLLPIFYLCYVGKLGNSLGLFPNTLFAIIAAIFLLQVFEMPLYRTRTKKPDYTSHEALLLGEVYSVPLKEELESGDPRIYNTMVTLNIGGFILPLLFALSVFHITPMLETILITLIMIVATNLLSEPKSGVGITVPSCIGFLTIPFALALSPQSIAPVILVSGVLGILIGMVTRLHSIKERGSAYVNLGGTGSFQAVYITVLLSVLFSFFA is encoded by the coding sequence ATGGTCAGGGGCCTCATCAACAAGCCAGATTCGAAAATGTTTGCGCTGTTTGGCTTTTTATTGCTCCCGATATTTTACCTGTGTTATGTGGGAAAGTTGGGCAATTCTCTTGGGCTTTTCCCTAATACATTGTTTGCCATAATCGCCGCGATATTCTTATTGCAAGTTTTTGAGATGCCACTATACCGTACAAGGACGAAGAAACCAGATTATACTAGTCATGAGGCTTTGCTATTGGGAGAGGTTTATTCCGTACCGTTGAAAGAGGAACTGGAGAGCGGGGATCCACGCATATATAATACGATGGTTACCCTGAACATAGGTGGATTTATCTTGCCATTGCTGTTTGCTCTGAGCGTTTTTCACATCACACCCATGCTGGAGACTATACTGATCACGTTGATCATGATAGTTGCCACAAACCTGCTATCTGAACCGAAAAGTGGAGTGGGCATAACGGTTCCCAGTTGTATCGGATTTTTAACGATCCCGTTCGCATTAGCCTTATCACCCCAAAGCATCGCACCCGTGATCCTCGTTTCAGGCGTTCTGGGCATACTGATTGGGATGGTGACACGATTACACTCAATAAAAGAGCGTGGAAGCGCTTATGTCAATCTCGGCGGAACCGGGAGCTTCCAAGCAGTTTACATCACGGTCTTATTGTCGGTGCTGTTCTCGTTCTTTGCCTAG
- a CDS encoding serine protein kinase RIO, with protein MKEIQRIDEKIERLRVRVKDSEDLKVWGDVFDVPTLKALYRLASKNIINAMGGVVSTGKESNVFHAIGKEGELAIKIYKIATSDFKAMQEYLTGDPRFKNIKHSKKDIVFAWARKELRNLGKAYEAGVRVPKPMVVERNILVMEFIGKDERPAPLLKEVAHEIEDPAGLLAKIVDYMSILYNKSKLVHADLSEYNILYDGSPIFIDMGQSVTRDHPNAEAFLLRDVKNVVRFFRKLGVECSDEEVVAKIR; from the coding sequence ATGAAGGAGATTCAAAGAATCGACGAAAAGATTGAACGACTGCGAGTAAGGGTAAAAGATTCTGAGGATCTAAAAGTATGGGGCGACGTATTTGACGTTCCCACGCTGAAAGCCCTGTATAGACTCGCAAGCAAGAATATCATCAATGCAATGGGCGGAGTCGTCAGTACCGGAAAAGAGTCAAACGTGTTTCATGCCATCGGTAAAGAGGGCGAGCTTGCCATCAAGATATATAAAATAGCTACCAGTGACTTCAAGGCGATGCAGGAATATTTGACAGGCGATCCCAGATTCAAAAACATAAAACATAGCAAAAAAGACATCGTGTTTGCTTGGGCTCGAAAAGAGTTGCGAAATCTGGGTAAGGCATATGAAGCCGGAGTTAGGGTTCCGAAACCGATGGTGGTGGAAAGGAACATCTTGGTTATGGAGTTCATCGGAAAGGATGAACGTCCGGCACCTCTGCTAAAGGAGGTAGCACATGAAATTGAGGACCCCGCTGGGCTGCTCGCCAAGATCGTGGACTATATGAGCATCCTTTACAATAAATCAAAGTTGGTTCATGCTGATTTGAGTGAGTACAACATCTTGTATGATGGCTCACCGATTTTCATCGATATGGGGCAGTCCGTCACAAGGGACCACCCTAATGCTGAGGCTTTTCTTCTTAGGGACGTGAAGAATGTAGTTAGATTTTTTAGAAAGTTGGGCGTGGAATGTTCCGATGAAGAGGTCGTTGCAAAGATCAGGTGA